A genome region from Nitrospira sp. includes the following:
- a CDS encoding molybdenum cofactor biosynthesis protein B: MLEKHFHHPIAIMSTPSHKEHKHHAPRSIGCMVITCSDTRTPETDTSGQLIQQLLKDKGHHIAAYHLVKDEPAQIKARIAEGITDESVQAIIINGGTGISRRDSTFEAVDAMLEKRLDGFGEVFRYLTYQDIGSPAIMSRATAGIIKGRILFSTPGSENAVRLAMEKLILPELGHLVKELTK, from the coding sequence TTGCTGGAAAAGCATTTTCATCATCCCATTGCCATCATGTCCACCCCAAGCCACAAAGAACACAAACACCACGCCCCACGCTCCATCGGATGCATGGTCATTACCTGCAGCGACACCCGCACACCTGAGACCGACACCAGCGGCCAGTTGATCCAACAGTTGCTCAAGGACAAGGGCCACCACATCGCTGCCTATCATCTCGTAAAAGACGAACCGGCGCAGATCAAGGCGCGGATCGCCGAAGGCATCACCGACGAGTCCGTACAGGCCATCATCATCAACGGCGGAACTGGGATCTCCCGGCGGGATTCGACGTTTGAGGCGGTGGATGCGATGCTGGAAAAACGGCTGGATGGATTCGGCGAAGTGTTTCGCTATCTGACCTATCAGGACATCGGCTCACCGGCCATCATGAGCCGGGCCACCGCCGGCATCATCAAGGGCCGCATCCTCTTCTCCACTCCGGGATCAGAAAATGCCGTGCGCCTGGCGATGGAAAAACTCATCCTGCCCGAACTGGGCCACCTCGTCAAAGAACTCACCAAATAG
- a CDS encoding gamma-glutamylcyclotransferase family protein — protein sequence MKFFFYADNLNLSQLKRRAPEHKFIFTAYLPDHSVQFCRWSTQWRCGLASVIPSPGEKVWGAVFEITDEDLKILDEFEGDVPQGAYRHLPVTVITEEGEKLLVTTHAATPIGKFKPKEHYIDWVLKGIKQWKLPEECAEQWKAYKPA from the coding sequence ATGAAGTTCTTCTTTTACGCGGACAATTTGAACCTGTCTCAACTCAAGCGTCGCGCCCCGGAACACAAGTTTATTTTTACGGCGTACCTTCCCGACCATAGCGTTCAGTTCTGCCGCTGGTCGACGCAATGGCGATGTGGCCTGGCGAGCGTGATTCCGTCGCCGGGGGAAAAAGTCTGGGGAGCCGTCTTCGAAATCACCGACGAAGATCTCAAGATCCTCGACGAATTCGAGGGCGACGTACCGCAGGGAGCCTACCGGCATCTGCCTGTCACCGTCATCACGGAAGAAGGCGAAAAGTTGTTGGTCACCACCCATGCGGCCACCCCCATCGGCAAATTCAAGCCGAAAGAGCATTACATCGATTGGGTTCTCAAGGGCATCAAGCAGTGGAAGTTGCCTGAAGAATGCGCCGAGCAGTGGAAAGCCTATAAGCCGGCCTGA
- a CDS encoding HNH endonuclease yields MEMTLLLNSTYEPLRVLHWQKAITLLWQGKVEVLEVYDRQIHGISISIKLPSVMRLLKLVKLKDSHRAVKFSRINIFTRDGYCCQYCKHKFRTEELTFDHVVPIAKGGRKTWENIVTACWRCNNRKSGRTPEEANMRLIKKPVKPRWSPTVTITIGIRNTPESWRDYLYWNLELDADPAEP; encoded by the coding sequence ATGGAAATGACCTTGTTGCTCAACTCCACCTATGAACCGCTTCGTGTCCTGCATTGGCAAAAGGCCATTACTCTGCTCTGGCAGGGGAAGGTCGAAGTCCTCGAAGTCTACGATCGCCAAATCCACGGTATCTCGATCTCGATCAAGCTCCCCTCGGTGATGCGCCTTCTGAAGCTGGTGAAGCTGAAGGATAGCCATCGCGCGGTGAAGTTTTCCCGTATCAACATTTTTACGCGCGACGGCTATTGCTGTCAGTACTGCAAACACAAGTTCCGTACCGAGGAGCTCACGTTCGACCATGTCGTGCCGATTGCCAAAGGCGGACGGAAGACCTGGGAGAACATCGTCACGGCCTGCTGGCGATGCAATAATCGGAAGAGCGGACGGACGCCGGAAGAAGCCAACATGCGTCTGATCAAGAAACCCGTGAAGCCGCGCTGGAGTCCCACCGTGACAATTACCATCGGGATCCGGAATACGCCGGAAAGCTGGCGGGACTATCTCTACTGGAACCTCGAGCTGGACGCGGACCCCGCCGAGCCGTAG
- the argJ gene encoding bifunctional glutamate N-acetyltransferase/amino-acid acetyltransferase ArgJ, translating into MKIISGGITAPLGFRAAGMYCGIKKKQKKQLDLALLVSEQEGPVAGVFTTNQVVAAPVVLDRLHLKKGVGRAILVNSGNANACTGPDGMRVAKEMAQLVATALNTAPHTVFVGSTGVIGQPLPIDCIKQAVPTLLTRVTRRGGADAAQAIMTTDLKPKQAAVRARLGGKMVTVGGMAKGSGMIHPNMATMLGYLTTDAAISRPALQTALSQAVDQSFNCITVDGDTSTNDTVLCLANGMAGNSILKPGSADFRRFCAMVETVCRTLALKICWDGEGVTKVVRVEVTGARSTTAAKQIAQTIATSNLVKTALFGGDANWGRVMAALGRAGVPIDPSRVNLQFGEVPMVRNGQGLGRVAEQKLTKVFRAKEFTILVDLAQGKAGAHMWTTDLSYEYVRINASYRS; encoded by the coding sequence ATGAAAATCATCTCAGGAGGCATCACCGCACCCCTCGGCTTTCGGGCCGCCGGGATGTATTGCGGCATCAAGAAAAAGCAGAAGAAACAACTCGACTTGGCCTTGCTGGTCTCCGAGCAGGAAGGACCCGTCGCCGGCGTATTTACTACCAATCAAGTCGTGGCTGCACCGGTTGTGCTCGATCGTCTGCATCTGAAAAAAGGTGTCGGTCGGGCCATCCTCGTCAACAGCGGGAACGCCAACGCCTGCACTGGACCAGACGGAATGCGAGTGGCCAAGGAGATGGCACAACTGGTTGCCACGGCCCTCAACACTGCGCCCCACACCGTCTTCGTCGGATCGACCGGGGTCATCGGCCAACCCCTCCCGATCGACTGCATCAAACAGGCCGTCCCGACCCTGCTCACCCGAGTCACGCGCCGCGGTGGAGCTGACGCAGCCCAAGCCATCATGACCACGGACCTGAAACCCAAACAGGCGGCGGTGCGCGCGCGACTCGGAGGGAAGATGGTGACGGTCGGCGGCATGGCCAAGGGATCCGGCATGATCCATCCCAACATGGCCACCATGCTCGGCTATCTCACGACCGATGCGGCCATCAGTCGACCTGCGCTTCAGACAGCGCTGAGCCAGGCGGTCGATCAATCGTTCAACTGCATTACCGTCGACGGCGATACCAGCACCAACGACACGGTCCTCTGCCTCGCGAACGGAATGGCGGGTAATTCGATACTCAAGCCGGGCTCGGCGGACTTTCGTCGGTTCTGCGCCATGGTTGAAACAGTCTGCCGTACGCTGGCCTTAAAGATTTGCTGGGACGGCGAAGGCGTGACCAAGGTCGTCCGGGTGGAGGTCACAGGCGCCCGGTCTACGACGGCAGCCAAACAGATTGCCCAGACAATCGCCACATCTAACCTGGTGAAGACCGCACTCTTTGGCGGTGATGCCAACTGGGGCCGTGTGATGGCGGCCCTCGGCCGCGCAGGGGTACCCATCGATCCCAGTCGGGTCAACCTGCAATTTGGAGAGGTGCCGATGGTACGGAACGGGCAAGGACTGGGACGCGTGGCCGAACAGAAACTGACCAAGGTCTTCCGGGCGAAAGAATTCACCATTCTCGTCGATCTCGCACAGGGCAAGGCCGGAGCACACATGTGGACAACCGATTTGTCTTATGAATACGTGCGGATCAACGCGAGTTACCGATCGTAA
- the frr gene encoding ribosome recycling factor — protein sequence MSTAQEVKQRVTEKMDHAIEHLKRDLAGLRTGRASVALVDGIKVDYYGTMTPLKQVANVATPEARLITIQPWEQNLIREIEKAIQISDLGLTPSNDGKLIRIPLPPLTEERRKELIKVCKKHGEEVKVQIRGFRRDGNEELKKLQKDTKLTEDELRKSEAEIQKLTDQYVQKIDDVMKKKEGEILEV from the coding sequence ATGTCGACGGCGCAAGAAGTGAAACAACGTGTCACTGAAAAAATGGACCACGCGATCGAACATCTGAAACGCGACCTGGCCGGACTTCGTACCGGGCGCGCATCTGTGGCACTGGTGGACGGCATCAAAGTCGACTACTACGGAACCATGACACCGCTGAAGCAGGTCGCCAACGTCGCCACCCCCGAAGCCCGGCTCATTACGATCCAGCCCTGGGAGCAGAACCTCATCAGGGAAATCGAAAAAGCGATCCAAATCTCGGACCTCGGCCTGACGCCATCGAACGACGGCAAGCTCATCCGTATTCCCCTTCCGCCGCTCACCGAGGAGCGCCGGAAAGAACTCATCAAGGTCTGCAAGAAACACGGCGAAGAAGTGAAGGTGCAGATTCGTGGCTTCCGCCGGGATGGCAACGAAGAACTGAAGAAGCTGCAGAAAGACACCAAGCTGACCGAAGATGAACTGCGCAAGTCGGAAGCCGAGATTCAAAAGCTCACCGACCAATACGTGCAAAAAATCGACGATGTGATGAAGAAAAAAGAAGGCGAAATTCTGGAAGTCTAG
- a CDS encoding Rieske 2Fe-2S domain-containing protein: protein MDLRIDYVTVAQVEQVPPGTCRTVEVEGIFLALCNVDGTFHVVDNTCPHAGGPLGEGCMDGEVIECPWHGWRFNVRTGERPENPEIRVACVEVRVQGTNVQVRTPLTL from the coding sequence ATGGATTTGCGCATCGATTATGTCACCGTCGCCCAGGTGGAACAGGTGCCCCCAGGCACGTGTCGCACCGTTGAAGTCGAGGGAATTTTTCTCGCCCTGTGCAACGTCGACGGAACCTTTCACGTCGTCGACAATACCTGCCCGCACGCGGGCGGTCCGTTGGGCGAAGGATGCATGGATGGCGAAGTGATCGAATGCCCTTGGCACGGATGGCGATTCAATGTCCGTACCGGTGAGCGACCTGAAAATCCGGAGATCCGCGTAGCCTGTGTGGAAGTGCGCGTGCAGGGCACGAACGTGCAGGTGAGAACGCCCCTCACATTGTAG
- a CDS encoding CBS domain-containing protein — MASVAQIMNKKPQSIGPTMSIRGAAKKMRELRVGSLLIKKGKNHVGIVTDTDLVRKGLATSQDVSKLTVDKIMTTPLCTIESNKSVDDAQDMMGDLGVRHLAVTKGGSIVGVVSVRDLLMHYKRYAQSNIAANQTYSEPKISQD; from the coding sequence ATGGCAAGCGTTGCGCAAATTATGAACAAGAAACCTCAGAGCATTGGTCCGACGATGTCGATTCGCGGTGCGGCGAAAAAGATGCGCGAATTGCGTGTCGGTTCGCTTCTGATCAAGAAGGGGAAGAACCATGTGGGGATTGTCACCGACACGGATCTTGTCCGCAAGGGACTGGCGACCAGCCAGGACGTCTCGAAACTCACGGTCGATAAGATCATGACCACCCCGCTCTGCACCATCGAGAGCAACAAGTCGGTCGATGACGCGCAGGATATGATGGGCGATCTCGGCGTCCGTCACCTTGCGGTGACCAAGGGGGGCTCGATCGTTGGCGTCGTGTCGGTGCGCGATCTCTTGATGCACTACAAGCGATACGCCCAATCGAACATCGCGGCGAATCAGACGTATTCTGAGCCGAAGATCTCGCAAGACTAA
- the rpsB gene encoding 30S ribosomal protein S2, with amino-acid sequence MGVVAIKELLEAGVHFGHQTNRWNPKMKRFLFGERNGVYIIDLQQTVERMEQAYAFARDTVAAGDSVLFVGTKRQAAEILEEEAKRANQFYINQRWLGGMLTNFQTIRRSIDKMKKMETTLADPTHQGHTKKELGQMQKEVVKLQKNLSGIRNMRALPGAVFILDTRIEHIAILEASRLEIPVIAIVDSNCDPDHIQYPIPGNDDAIRSIKLIISRIADACLEGAHLRAQQEEKEFASAPAGGGAKPTASLAGASAS; translated from the coding sequence ATGGGAGTAGTTGCAATTAAGGAATTACTGGAAGCCGGCGTCCACTTCGGACACCAGACGAATCGTTGGAACCCCAAGATGAAGCGGTTTTTGTTCGGGGAACGAAACGGCGTCTACATTATCGACCTTCAACAGACCGTCGAACGCATGGAGCAGGCCTATGCCTTCGCGCGCGACACCGTGGCGGCCGGTGACTCCGTCTTGTTCGTTGGAACCAAGCGCCAAGCGGCGGAAATTCTAGAGGAAGAGGCCAAACGGGCCAATCAATTCTACATCAACCAGCGGTGGTTGGGTGGCATGTTGACCAACTTCCAGACCATCCGTCGCAGCATCGACAAAATGAAGAAAATGGAGACGACGCTCGCTGATCCGACGCACCAGGGTCATACGAAGAAAGAGCTCGGACAGATGCAGAAGGAAGTCGTCAAACTGCAGAAGAACCTGTCGGGCATCCGCAACATGCGCGCCTTGCCCGGCGCGGTGTTCATTTTGGATACTCGCATTGAGCACATTGCAATCCTCGAGGCCAGCCGGTTGGAAATTCCGGTCATTGCCATCGTCGATTCAAACTGCGATCCCGATCACATTCAGTACCCCATCCCTGGCAATGATGACGCCATTCGTTCCATCAAGCTGATTATTTCCCGGATTGCGGACGCGTGCCTCGAAGGCGCCCACCTCCGGGCCCAGCAAGAAGAGAAAGAATTTGCATCGGCCCCAGCCGGTGGCGGCGCCAAACCGACGGCAAGTCTGGCCGGCGCGTCCGCTTCCTAA
- the tsf gene encoding translation elongation factor Ts has protein sequence MASLSELVKELREKTGAGILDCQKALTENGNSIDKAIDYLRQKGLAAAQKKAGRETNQGLIHAYIHAGGKIGVLIEVNCETDFVARNEQFKAFVNDLALQVAAASPSYVRREEIAADVVAKERSIYEGQAKELGKPPAAWPKIIEGKLEKFYQENCLLEQAFIKDSSVVIKDLLAQQISKIGENMNIRRFTRFQLGQA, from the coding sequence ATGGCAAGTTTGAGTGAGCTCGTCAAAGAGTTGCGTGAAAAAACAGGAGCCGGCATTCTGGATTGCCAGAAGGCCCTGACCGAGAACGGAAACAGCATCGACAAAGCCATCGATTATCTCCGGCAAAAGGGATTGGCCGCAGCCCAGAAAAAAGCTGGTCGTGAGACCAACCAGGGCTTGATCCATGCCTATATCCATGCCGGCGGAAAGATCGGCGTGCTCATCGAAGTCAATTGCGAGACGGACTTCGTCGCGCGCAATGAGCAGTTCAAAGCCTTCGTGAACGATCTGGCGCTGCAGGTAGCGGCCGCCAGTCCGTCCTATGTCCGACGGGAAGAGATTGCGGCAGATGTCGTCGCGAAAGAGCGCAGCATCTACGAAGGGCAAGCCAAGGAATTGGGCAAGCCGCCGGCCGCCTGGCCCAAAATCATCGAGGGCAAGCTCGAAAAGTTCTATCAAGAGAACTGCTTACTTGAGCAGGCCTTCATCAAGGATTCCTCCGTCGTGATCAAGGATCTGTTGGCGCAGCAAATCTCCAAAATCGGCGAGAACATGAACATCCGCCGGTTCACACGATTCCAACTAGGCCAAGCATGA
- a CDS encoding bifunctional precorrin-2 dehydrogenase/sirohydrochlorin ferrochelatase: MAANPGFQISLDVRGWPVLVIGGDEEAADKVQRLLESGAKVTVISPTLHEVLRKLAASAKIIHRGRHFRANDLEAVILVLNTIRDDRELSTSLIRLAREQKFLIWSVDQPDVSNVVMPAVVSSGHVRVAISSSGQAPALSGFMKEDLERILDSEFVAFVDWLGQLREQARANEPDAEKRRALLREALDGFRLLGKVQYPKVWLDQRATAASGVKGES; encoded by the coding sequence ATGGCTGCAAATCCCGGGTTTCAAATTTCACTCGATGTGCGTGGGTGGCCGGTCCTGGTGATCGGTGGTGATGAGGAAGCGGCAGATAAAGTGCAGCGGCTCCTGGAGTCGGGCGCGAAGGTGACGGTGATCAGTCCCACCCTGCACGAAGTGCTTCGTAAACTGGCCGCTTCGGCCAAGATCATTCATCGTGGACGCCACTTCCGCGCGAACGATCTGGAGGCGGTCATTCTGGTCTTGAACACGATCCGAGATGATCGCGAGCTCTCCACCTCGCTCATCCGATTGGCTCGCGAACAGAAGTTTCTAATCTGGTCGGTCGACCAGCCCGATGTCTCGAACGTGGTGATGCCGGCTGTCGTCAGCTCTGGTCATGTGCGTGTGGCGATCAGTTCGAGCGGGCAGGCGCCGGCGCTTTCCGGATTCATGAAGGAAGATCTCGAGCGTATTTTGGACAGCGAGTTCGTCGCGTTCGTCGATTGGCTCGGGCAGCTCCGCGAGCAGGCCAGGGCCAACGAACCGGACGCCGAGAAACGCCGCGCGCTCCTGCGTGAGGCGCTGGATGGATTCCGGCTCTTGGGCAAGGTGCAATATCCGAAGGTGTGGCTGGATCAACGGGCCACGGCTGCATCAGGCGTGAAAGGTGAGTCGTAA
- a CDS encoding (2Fe-2S) ferredoxin domain-containing protein, which translates to MPKPKYHILVCTNARPPGHPKPSCGGQGSAQLLMSFNMGLMQRGIMPGEVLVTGSSCLGPCEQGPTVVVYPDNTWYSKVTEADVATILDEHIKGGKPAEKLNPNSIWK; encoded by the coding sequence ATGCCAAAACCGAAGTATCATATCCTTGTGTGCACGAACGCCCGTCCGCCCGGTCACCCGAAACCGTCCTGCGGCGGCCAGGGTTCCGCGCAACTGCTCATGTCGTTCAACATGGGTCTCATGCAGCGCGGCATCATGCCCGGCGAAGTCCTCGTCACAGGCTCCTCCTGCCTGGGCCCCTGCGAGCAGGGACCGACCGTCGTGGTGTACCCGGACAACACGTGGTATTCCAAGGTCACCGAAGCCGATGTTGCTACGATTCTCGATGAACACATCAAGGGCGGCAAGCCGGCCGAAAAGTTGAATCCGAATAGCATCTGGAAGTAA
- the alr gene encoding alanine racemase produces the protein MYTPSQFPPTSVSVDLNALAQNVAHVRRLAPHAEVLAVVKANAYGHGALELTRALQQLAVHRFGVATVDEGIALRQAGIHDAIVVMGPTAPAQFADLTTHRLTPVLYRTDMVQAFASAVPPDAAPYSVHVKIETGMGRLGVRSREMPDLAALPAFQATLRLEGLMTHLADADNAETTHTEKQLAEFQQTLEALRQGGRSFPLIHAANSAGIIKYPASLYSLVRPGIMLYGYHTLSDAAAAPELRPILTWRATIAHVHTIQPGDSVSYNRTFIAARRSRIAVLPVGYADGYNRLLSNRGMVLIGGRRVPVVGRVCMDMTMVDVTDVPGVQVGQEAILIGQQGDERITAADLATWQQTIPYEVLCAIGQRVPRHYLTLRSIDETSSPKK, from the coding sequence GTGTACACGCCGTCTCAATTCCCCCCAACCTCCGTCTCAGTCGATCTGAATGCCCTTGCGCAGAATGTCGCTCATGTGCGCCGTCTCGCACCGCATGCTGAGGTGCTCGCCGTCGTCAAGGCCAATGCCTATGGCCATGGGGCGCTCGAACTCACGCGCGCCCTGCAACAACTGGCTGTCCACCGATTCGGCGTCGCGACAGTCGACGAGGGCATCGCGCTTCGTCAGGCAGGCATCCACGATGCGATTGTAGTGATGGGCCCGACGGCCCCGGCACAATTCGCCGACCTAACCACACATCGTCTGACGCCCGTGCTCTATCGAACTGATATGGTCCAAGCCTTTGCCTCGGCCGTCCCACCCGATGCCGCGCCCTACTCTGTGCATGTCAAAATCGAAACCGGTATGGGCCGCTTGGGCGTACGCTCTCGCGAGATGCCGGATCTCGCCGCCTTGCCGGCCTTTCAAGCCACCCTCCGACTTGAAGGGCTCATGACCCATCTGGCTGATGCCGACAATGCCGAGACGACACATACCGAAAAACAACTCGCGGAGTTTCAGCAGACGCTCGAAGCATTGCGCCAAGGGGGGCGGTCATTTCCCCTGATACACGCCGCCAACAGCGCGGGCATCATCAAATATCCCGCAAGCCTCTATTCCCTCGTGCGCCCGGGCATCATGCTCTATGGCTACCATACCCTGTCCGACGCAGCGGCGGCCCCCGAGCTGCGGCCAATCCTCACCTGGAGAGCGACCATCGCGCATGTGCACACCATCCAGCCAGGCGACAGCGTCAGCTACAACCGGACCTTCATCGCCGCGAGGCGATCGCGTATTGCGGTCCTCCCGGTCGGTTATGCAGACGGCTACAATCGCCTCTTATCCAACCGAGGCATGGTGTTGATCGGCGGACGCCGGGTGCCGGTGGTCGGACGTGTGTGCATGGACATGACGATGGTCGATGTGACCGATGTGCCCGGTGTGCAAGTCGGACAGGAAGCGATACTCATCGGGCAACAGGGAGACGAGCGTATCACCGCAGCCGACCTCGCCACCTGGCAACAGACCATTCCCTATGAAGTGCTTTGCGCCATCGGTCAACGCGTCCCACGCCACTATCTCACGCTCCGTTCAATCGACGAAACTTCGTCACCGAAGAAATGA
- a CDS encoding MTH1187 family thiamine-binding protein, with protein sequence MVLLEFSMSPLGKGESVSKYVSRSLDIIDKSGVDYRLNPMGTVLEGEWDEVMAVVKKCYMRMRKDCNRVSCSIKIDYRKGPKGRLSSKVSSVESQLKRKLKS encoded by the coding sequence ATGGTGTTGCTGGAATTCAGTATGTCGCCGCTGGGCAAGGGTGAGAGCGTGAGCAAATACGTGTCACGCTCGTTGGATATTATCGACAAGAGCGGTGTGGACTATCGGCTGAATCCGATGGGTACCGTGCTTGAAGGGGAATGGGACGAGGTCATGGCGGTCGTCAAGAAGTGCTACATGCGCATGCGCAAAGACTGCAATCGCGTGTCCTGCAGCATCAAGATCGATTACCGCAAGGGACCGAAGGGCCGCTTGTCGAGCAAGGTGTCGAGTGTGGAGTCGCAGCTGAAGCGAAAACTGAAGAGCTAG
- the pyrH gene encoding UMP kinase, with amino-acid sequence MSSAHYRRILLKVSGEMLAGEQGYGVQPSILEGLAEEIADVVAMDVEVAVVIGGGNIFRGLAASARGMERASADYMGMLATVLNALALQNALEGKGVSTRVQSAIEMRQLAEGYIRRRAIRHLEKKRVVIFAGGTGNPYFSTDTAASLRAMEIGAQVIMKGTKVDGIYDSDPVKNPQAKKYAEIPFLSILTQNLKVMDSTAISLCMDNQLPLIVFNLKEKGNFKRVVQGEPIGTLVTVESR; translated from the coding sequence ATGAGTTCTGCTCACTACCGCCGCATTCTGCTGAAAGTCAGCGGAGAAATGCTGGCCGGTGAGCAGGGCTATGGCGTCCAACCCTCGATTCTCGAAGGGTTGGCAGAAGAAATTGCCGACGTCGTGGCGATGGACGTCGAAGTAGCCGTTGTCATCGGCGGCGGCAATATCTTCCGCGGCCTGGCTGCCAGCGCCCGCGGCATGGAGCGGGCATCCGCCGACTATATGGGCATGCTCGCAACGGTGTTGAATGCGCTCGCCCTCCAAAATGCACTGGAAGGCAAAGGCGTCAGCACCCGCGTCCAATCGGCCATCGAGATGCGTCAATTGGCCGAAGGGTACATTCGCCGCCGCGCCATCCGGCACCTGGAAAAAAAACGGGTGGTGATCTTTGCCGGAGGAACGGGAAACCCCTATTTCTCCACCGATACCGCGGCATCATTGCGCGCGATGGAAATCGGCGCTCAGGTCATCATGAAGGGCACGAAAGTCGACGGTATCTACGACAGCGATCCGGTCAAGAATCCACAAGCCAAGAAATATGCAGAGATTCCGTTCCTGTCGATTCTCACCCAGAACCTCAAGGTCATGGACTCGACGGCCATCAGCTTGTGCATGGATAACCAGTTGCCATTGATCGTCTTCAATTTAAAAGAGAAGGGAAACTTTAAACGTGTCGTCCAGGGAGAACCTATCGGAACCCTGGTCACCGTAGAAAGTCGCTAA
- a CDS encoding DUF4403 family protein, with the protein MGGRPRCERHDLLWFAAAILSLCATTPAAAAGTATARHQQPEASSMTVHVPIPMTTLAEPYASIHQTLTAHRNSHKDWVALGGGTGFLKYRVWPGEQSSTTTGVRLLSQSSFPFGVEYAKQINGTVTKIADCGQQDASTGTGRLSVTLATTLTQGRAYTLLPASSVTAVEANRPCRLSEQGVDTAPLMAQVYRSELQGILPTVDRKAGALVTLKPAVAQVWKDLQEPLLLDEAEGVWLQLNPEAIGPAGIETLSGTPTAGYGVTARPTVVRGTKPLSRPLALPDLQSQFHDDGFHVAFALQVPIEEANQRLREAVVGQEWSLGVGTIKIVGATLYPLGNQVGVELILRGLLPLTLRLKGTPAYDESTGRILFRDVDYTIKERTPATDLAEEWLHEPLRNELAGRLVFPVREELDLMRQALEKGLNRNLTGGRLRGTVSRLSLEALTVQTASLSVRFKTEGMLHYDAHADIAAP; encoded by the coding sequence ATGGGCGGACGGCCCCGATGTGAGCGACATGACCTGCTCTGGTTCGCTGCGGCCATCTTGAGTCTCTGCGCAACCACACCTGCGGCAGCGGCAGGCACCGCTACGGCTCGACACCAGCAGCCGGAAGCCTCCAGCATGACCGTTCATGTACCGATTCCAATGACCACCCTGGCCGAGCCCTACGCCAGCATTCATCAGACGCTCACCGCACATCGAAACTCACACAAGGATTGGGTGGCACTGGGCGGAGGCACCGGATTCTTGAAGTACCGGGTCTGGCCGGGAGAACAGAGCTCGACGACAACCGGAGTTCGCCTCCTGTCCCAATCCAGCTTTCCGTTCGGCGTGGAATATGCCAAGCAGATCAACGGCACGGTGACGAAGATCGCCGACTGCGGCCAACAGGATGCCTCAACGGGCACAGGCCGATTATCGGTGACACTGGCAACCACCTTGACGCAAGGCCGCGCCTACACCCTGTTGCCTGCGAGCAGCGTGACTGCGGTCGAAGCGAACCGGCCCTGCCGGCTCTCCGAACAGGGCGTGGATACAGCGCCTCTGATGGCGCAGGTCTATCGTAGTGAGCTACAGGGAATCCTGCCGACGGTGGACCGGAAGGCCGGCGCCCTCGTGACACTGAAGCCCGCCGTCGCACAGGTGTGGAAGGACTTGCAAGAGCCCTTGCTGTTGGATGAAGCGGAAGGGGTCTGGCTCCAACTGAATCCTGAAGCAATCGGCCCAGCCGGAATCGAAACACTCTCGGGTACGCCAACCGCCGGGTACGGCGTGACGGCCAGACCGACTGTAGTGCGTGGCACCAAGCCCCTGTCACGACCTCTTGCTCTCCCCGACCTGCAGTCTCAGTTTCATGACGATGGTTTTCACGTCGCCTTCGCCCTTCAAGTCCCGATCGAGGAAGCCAATCAACGGCTGCGCGAAGCAGTGGTCGGACAGGAATGGTCACTGGGCGTCGGCACAATCAAGATCGTGGGGGCGACATTGTACCCACTGGGCAATCAAGTGGGAGTGGAACTCATCCTGCGAGGCTTGCTGCCGCTCACACTTCGGTTGAAAGGAACGCCGGCGTATGACGAATCGACGGGAAGAATTTTGTTCCGAGACGTCGACTACACGATCAAGGAACGCACGCCGGCCACGGACCTAGCCGAAGAGTGGTTACATGAGCCTCTGCGTAATGAGTTGGCGGGAAGATTGGTGTTCCCCGTTCGAGAGGAACTGGACCTGATGCGACAGGCGCTGGAGAAGGGATTGAATCGCAACCTGACGGGAGGGCGCTTACGCGGCACGGTCAGCCGGTTGTCCCTCGAGGCGCTGACGGTGCAGACCGCCAGCCTCTCGGTGCGATTCAAAACTGAGGGCATGCTCCACTACGACGCCCATGCGGACATCGCCGCGCCATAA